Proteins encoded in a region of the Streptomyces sp. NBC_00258 genome:
- a CDS encoding SpoIIE family protein phosphatase — protein MVDRGASALSLPDDWPAHPDPILALNRMGSFDWDLDTGTFQMDALAHEIFDVRPDEFDGRPESLSIRVPPTEGRRLDAHVSQAIKDGSENYGAYFRVRRRDGTLRWTHTQGYIRRDETGRPRRIIGIVRDATQELGEAEARREQAALDEARRQQTNIVQITTAALAHAHTVQDVIDVLKDTHGVTHLGAKSLVMGLVEAGRIRLVAEGPAGSFVPGTLVTRIDEQYPMSEAVRTLAPRFIESPEEFAERYPLLWPHITGLEITSAAYLPLIAQARPIGAIGLLYNDRHGFSSEDRNVLVALGSSIAQSLQRAMFYEQEKDLAQGLQQAMLPRSIPSVPGADIAVRYRSGSLGRDIGGDWYDVIPLPGGRVGAVIGDVQGHDTHAAAVMGQLRIVLRAYAAEGHTPATVMARASVFLHELDTERFATCLYAEVDLSTGVMQVVRAGHIDPLVRDTDGSCRRLPLEGGLPLGLSALFGSLEYPVNTLELDPGQTLLLCTDGLVEQPGIDLDDGMQTLRALISTGPDDVRDLADRLIDVAEERGGEDDVALLLMRRLGLDAQRPGGRLQQHVGPGDPEALAEARHMIRAAVRAWGAGERADEIELIADELITNALMHTEGSAIVTLRVLVGLDRRLRVEVEDASSALPRRREAGESGVSGRGLLLVDRLADVWGVEARGGGKCVWCEFSVPDRE, from the coding sequence ATGGTTGATCGGGGAGCGAGCGCCCTGTCACTCCCGGACGACTGGCCCGCCCACCCGGACCCGATCCTGGCGCTCAACCGCATGGGCAGCTTCGACTGGGACCTGGACACCGGAACGTTCCAGATGGATGCCCTGGCCCACGAGATCTTCGACGTGCGCCCCGACGAGTTCGACGGCCGTCCCGAATCGCTGAGCATCCGGGTGCCACCGACCGAGGGCCGCCGCCTCGACGCCCACGTCTCCCAGGCCATCAAGGACGGCAGCGAGAACTACGGGGCGTACTTCCGGGTCCGCCGCCGTGACGGCACCCTGCGCTGGACCCACACCCAGGGCTACATCCGGCGCGACGAGACCGGCCGTCCGCGCCGCATCATCGGCATCGTCCGCGACGCCACGCAGGAACTCGGTGAGGCCGAGGCCCGCCGCGAGCAGGCCGCCCTTGACGAGGCCCGCCGCCAGCAGACCAACATCGTGCAGATCACCACCGCGGCCCTCGCGCACGCCCACACCGTCCAGGACGTCATCGACGTCCTCAAGGACACCCACGGAGTCACCCACCTGGGCGCCAAGAGCCTCGTCATGGGCCTGGTCGAGGCCGGCCGCATCCGGCTCGTCGCCGAGGGCCCCGCAGGCAGCTTCGTACCGGGCACGCTGGTCACCCGTATCGACGAGCAGTACCCGATGAGCGAGGCCGTGCGCACGCTCGCCCCGCGCTTCATCGAGTCGCCGGAGGAGTTCGCCGAGCGGTACCCGCTGCTCTGGCCGCACATCACCGGTCTGGAGATCACCTCGGCCGCCTATCTGCCGCTCATCGCCCAGGCCAGACCCATCGGCGCCATCGGACTGCTCTACAACGACCGGCACGGCTTCTCTTCGGAGGACCGCAACGTCCTGGTCGCGCTCGGCAGCAGCATCGCGCAGAGCCTCCAGCGGGCCATGTTCTACGAGCAGGAGAAGGACCTCGCCCAGGGACTCCAGCAGGCCATGCTGCCGCGCTCCATTCCCAGCGTCCCCGGCGCCGACATCGCGGTCCGCTACCGCTCCGGCTCCCTCGGCCGGGACATCGGCGGCGACTGGTACGACGTGATCCCGCTGCCCGGCGGCCGCGTCGGTGCCGTCATCGGCGACGTCCAGGGCCACGACACGCACGCGGCCGCCGTCATGGGCCAGCTGCGCATCGTCCTGCGCGCCTACGCGGCCGAGGGCCACACCCCCGCCACCGTCATGGCCCGTGCCTCCGTCTTCCTGCACGAACTCGACACCGAGCGCTTCGCCACCTGCCTGTACGCGGAGGTCGACCTGTCCACCGGTGTGATGCAGGTGGTCCGGGCGGGCCACATCGACCCGCTCGTCCGTGACACCGACGGCAGCTGCCGCAGACTGCCCCTCGAAGGGGGCCTGCCCCTCGGGCTCTCCGCCCTGTTCGGGAGCCTCGAGTACCCGGTCAACACCCTCGAACTCGACCCCGGCCAGACCCTGCTGCTGTGCACCGACGGCCTCGTCGAACAGCCCGGGATCGACCTCGACGACGGCATGCAGACCCTGCGCGCGCTCATCTCCACCGGCCCCGACGACGTACGCGACCTCGCGGACCGGCTCATCGACGTGGCCGAGGAACGCGGCGGCGAGGACGACGTGGCGCTGCTCCTGATGCGGCGCCTGGGCCTCGACGCGCAGCGCCCCGGAGGCCGGCTGCAGCAGCATGTCGGGCCCGGCGACCCCGAGGCGCTCGCTGAGGCGCGGCACATGATCCGTGCGGCCGTACGCGCCTGGGGTGCGGGTGAGAGGGCCGACGAGATCGAACTGATCGCGGACGAGCTGATCACCAACGCCCTGATGCACACGGAGGGCTCGGCCATCGTGACGTTGCGTGTCCTCGTCGGGCTCGACCGGCGGCTTCGTGTGGAGGTCGAGGACGCTTCCAGTGCTTTGCCGCGGCGGCGGGAGGCGGGGGAGTCCGGGGTGTCCGGGAGGGGGCTGCTGCTGGTGGACCGGCTCGCGGATGTGTGGGGGGTGGAGGCTCGGGGCGGCGGCAAGTGCGTGTGGTGCGAGTTCTCGGTGCCCGACCGGGAGTGA
- a CDS encoding DUF6777 domain-containing protein, which translates to MVDILPGTDRDGRENVVRIPTRTLVTACALSAALLTGGCGGDGDKASDSATSGGEVFLQPVAAQGPDPFTDSTATTTATPPPVTRTPQSTAPTGSATAEGVRSVSGGTPGLYGGTRRVGSCDVDRQIRFLTADQVKARAFAQSAGIAQTGIPDHLRGLTPVVLRADTRVTNHGFRDGRATEYQAVLQAGTAVLVDNRGVPRVRCACGNPLKPPVALQGTPGHNGRPWSGYQPTKVIVVTPAPRVIVNITIINIQNNTWIERRIGDHDGDEDRIVPAPVVDPHSPRPDGSSLSPDESSPDRSSPDRSSPDRSSSESSSEGADESASDCVTPTVTVTPGTTEGTPTDDSTDTTSPDPTDCPTVTETATPDPSDDLVSPPDGTDTGTPPDADVPDEPTVEQPEPPLDSPADSPESEAGPDTVPEGPDLPDGGGLIPD; encoded by the coding sequence ATGGTGGACATATTGCCCGGGACGGACCGGGACGGACGGGAGAACGTGGTGCGCATACCCACCAGAACCCTCGTCACGGCCTGCGCGCTGTCCGCGGCGCTCCTCACAGGGGGCTGCGGCGGCGACGGGGACAAGGCGTCCGACTCCGCCACCTCCGGCGGAGAGGTCTTCCTCCAGCCGGTCGCGGCCCAGGGCCCGGACCCCTTCACCGACTCCACGGCCACCACGACCGCGACTCCGCCCCCCGTCACCCGTACGCCCCAGTCCACGGCCCCCACGGGCAGCGCCACGGCGGAGGGCGTCCGGTCCGTCTCGGGCGGTACGCCGGGCCTCTACGGCGGCACCCGGCGCGTCGGCAGCTGTGACGTCGACCGGCAGATCCGCTTCCTCACCGCCGACCAGGTCAAGGCGCGCGCCTTCGCGCAGTCCGCCGGCATCGCCCAGACAGGCATCCCCGACCATCTGCGCGGACTGACCCCGGTCGTGCTGCGCGCCGACACCAGGGTCACGAACCACGGTTTCCGGGACGGGCGTGCGACCGAGTACCAGGCCGTCCTCCAGGCGGGCACCGCCGTCCTGGTCGACAACCGGGGCGTACCGCGCGTGCGCTGCGCCTGTGGCAACCCCCTCAAGCCGCCGGTCGCCCTCCAGGGAACCCCCGGGCACAACGGCCGCCCCTGGTCCGGCTACCAGCCCACCAAGGTCATCGTGGTCACTCCGGCCCCACGGGTGATCGTCAACATCACGATCATCAACATCCAGAACAACACCTGGATCGAGCGGAGGATCGGCGACCACGACGGCGACGAGGACCGCATCGTGCCCGCGCCCGTCGTCGACCCGCACAGCCCGCGCCCGGACGGATCCTCGCTGTCGCCGGACGAGTCGTCGCCCGACAGGTCGTCGCCCGACAGGTCGTCGCCCGACAGGTCGTCGTCGGAGAGTTCCTCGGAAGGCGCCGACGAGTCCGCGAGCGACTGCGTGACACCGACCGTGACCGTCACCCCAGGCACCACCGAGGGCACTCCGACGGACGACTCCACGGACACCACGTCCCCGGACCCCACGGACTGCCCCACGGTCACCGAGACGGCCACTCCGGACCCCTCCGACGACCTGGTGTCACCCCCGGACGGTACGGACACGGGTACGCCGCCCGACGCGGACGTCCCCGACGAGCCCACCGTCGAGCAGCCCGAACCGCCGCTGGACTCCCCGGCCGACTCCCCGGAGAGCGAGGCCGGCCCCGACACCGTCCCGGAAGGCCCCGACCTGCCCGACGGCGGCGGCCTGATCCCCGACTAG
- a CDS encoding lipase maturation factor family protein: MEWFTAPEYWMSRLVLQKALAVIYLVAFLGAALQFRALIGERGMLPVPRFVARVPFRQAPSVFHLHYSDRFFAVWAWTGCAVSVALVAGLDGRLPLWGAMLLWLVPWVMYLSIVNVGQTWYSFGWESLLLETGFLAVFLGNDEVAPPVVVLFLLRWILFRVEFGAGLIKMRGDACWRKLTCLDHHHETQPMPGPLSWFFHHLPKPLHRVEVAANHFTQLVVPVLLFAPQPVATAAAALMIVTQLWLILSGNFSWLNWITIVLALSALELPGTAPDVPGAPLWYEVVVLAVAALLVTLSYHPVRNMISRRQVMNRSFDPLHLVNTYGAFGSVSRIRYEVVVEGTADAVPHEDSDWREYEFRGKPGDPGRWPRQFAPYHLRLDWMMWFAALSPAYAGSWFGALVERLLENDRDTLRLLRRSPFPPDAPPRYVRARLFRYRYTTWQELRETGACWERTYVREFLPPTRLDVVVQRS; this comes from the coding sequence GTGGAGTGGTTCACAGCCCCCGAGTACTGGATGAGCCGACTGGTCCTCCAGAAGGCTCTGGCCGTGATCTATCTCGTCGCGTTCCTGGGCGCGGCGCTGCAGTTCCGAGCGCTGATCGGCGAGCGCGGGATGCTGCCGGTGCCCCGGTTCGTTGCGCGGGTGCCGTTCCGGCAGGCACCGAGTGTGTTCCATCTCCACTACTCCGACCGCTTCTTCGCGGTCTGGGCATGGACCGGCTGCGCGGTGTCGGTGGCGCTCGTCGCCGGGCTGGACGGTCGACTGCCGCTCTGGGGTGCCATGCTGCTCTGGCTGGTGCCCTGGGTCATGTATCTGTCGATCGTGAACGTCGGCCAGACCTGGTACTCGTTCGGCTGGGAGTCCCTGCTCCTGGAGACCGGCTTCCTCGCGGTCTTCCTGGGCAACGACGAGGTCGCCCCGCCGGTGGTGGTGCTCTTCCTGCTGCGCTGGATCCTGTTCCGCGTCGAGTTCGGGGCAGGGCTGATCAAGATGCGCGGCGACGCGTGCTGGCGCAAGCTGACCTGCCTCGACCACCACCACGAGACCCAGCCGATGCCGGGCCCGCTGAGCTGGTTCTTCCACCATCTGCCGAAGCCGCTGCACCGGGTCGAGGTGGCCGCCAACCACTTCACCCAACTCGTCGTGCCCGTCCTGCTGTTCGCCCCTCAGCCCGTCGCCACGGCAGCCGCGGCCCTGATGATCGTCACCCAGCTGTGGCTGATCCTGTCCGGCAACTTCTCCTGGCTGAACTGGATCACGATCGTGCTGGCGCTGTCGGCACTGGAGCTGCCCGGCACGGCCCCGGACGTCCCCGGCGCCCCTCTCTGGTACGAGGTCGTGGTCCTCGCCGTCGCCGCGCTGCTCGTGACACTGAGCTACCACCCGGTCCGCAACATGATCTCCCGTCGCCAGGTCATGAACCGCTCCTTCGACCCCCTCCATCTGGTGAACACCTACGGGGCGTTCGGCAGCGTCAGCCGCATCCGGTACGAGGTGGTGGTCGAGGGGACGGCCGATGCCGTGCCCCACGAGGACTCCGACTGGCGGGAGTACGAGTTCAGGGGCAAGCCCGGCGATCCGGGGCGCTGGCCGCGTCAGTTCGCCCCGTACCATCTGCGGCTCGACTGGATGATGTGGTTCGCCGCGCTCTCCCCCGCCTACGCCGGATCGTGGTTCGGCGCCCTGGTGGAGCGGCTCCTGGAGAACGACCGGGACACACTGCGCCTCCTGCGCCGCTCCCCGTTCCCGCCGGACGCACCGCCCCGGTACGTCCGGGCCCGTCTCTTCCGCTACCGGTACACGACCTGGCAGGAACTGCGGGAGACGGGCGCCTGCTGGGAGCGGACGTATGTACGGGAATTCCTACCGCCGACACGGCTGGACGTGGTGGTTCAGAGGTCGTAG
- a CDS encoding amidohydrolase family protein — protein MGAAVTVRTGVVDAHHHVWDLSVRDQDWITGPELAPLRRNFTVEDLEPQARAVGVSRTVLVQTVTVADETPEFLALAETHDLIAGVVGWTDLTGPHAADELARLRELPGGRYLKGIRHQVQGEPDPEWLLRPDVQRGLGAVAAAGLVYDLVVLPHQLPACTKAAAALPGLTFVLDHLGKPPIASGELEPWASDVRALAALPNTVCKLSGMVTETDLTQQRSAQARRREMLPYADTVLDAFGPGRLMFGSDWPVCTLATTYGGVSFMADGLTLGLDSVERAQVFEGTAERVYRL, from the coding sequence ATGGGAGCTGCCGTGACCGTACGCACGGGCGTCGTCGACGCCCACCATCACGTCTGGGACCTCTCCGTACGGGACCAGGACTGGATCACCGGCCCCGAACTGGCGCCCCTCAGAAGAAACTTCACCGTCGAGGACCTGGAACCGCAGGCGCGTGCCGTCGGAGTCTCCCGGACCGTCCTCGTGCAGACGGTCACGGTGGCGGACGAGACCCCGGAGTTCCTGGCACTCGCGGAGACACACGACCTGATCGCCGGAGTGGTCGGCTGGACCGACCTCACCGGCCCCCACGCGGCCGACGAACTGGCCCGTCTGCGCGAGTTGCCGGGCGGCCGGTACCTGAAGGGCATCCGCCACCAGGTCCAGGGCGAGCCGGACCCCGAATGGCTGCTGCGCCCGGATGTTCAGCGAGGGCTGGGCGCGGTGGCGGCGGCCGGGCTCGTGTACGACCTGGTGGTACTTCCCCACCAGCTTCCGGCCTGCACCAAGGCCGCCGCCGCCCTGCCCGGTCTGACCTTCGTCCTGGACCACTTGGGGAAGCCGCCCATCGCCTCGGGCGAACTGGAGCCGTGGGCCTCCGACGTCAGGGCGCTCGCCGCCCTGCCGAACACGGTGTGCAAGCTGTCGGGGATGGTGACGGAGACGGACCTGACGCAGCAGCGGTCGGCGCAGGCGCGGCGGCGGGAGATGTTGCCCTACGCGGACACCGTGCTGGACGCCTTCGGCCCGGGGCGCCTCATGTTCGGCTCCGACTGGCCGGTGTGCACGCTGGCGACGACGTACGGCGGGGTCTCGTTCATGGCCGACGGTCTGACGCTGGGCCTGGACAGCGTCGAACGCGCACAGGTCTTCGAGGGCACCGCCGAGCGCGTCTACCGCCTCTGA
- a CDS encoding L-rhamnose mutarotase — protein sequence MRVALHTKVRADRVAEYDAAHREVPGELTDAIRAAGATSWTIWRSGTDLFHVLECEDYPRLLAELEKLPVNIAWQARMAELLDVVHDYSAEGSQAGLPVVWELP from the coding sequence ATGAGAGTGGCCCTGCACACCAAGGTCCGCGCCGACCGCGTCGCCGAGTACGACGCCGCCCACCGCGAGGTCCCCGGAGAACTCACGGACGCGATCCGCGCCGCCGGAGCCACCTCCTGGACGATCTGGCGCAGCGGCACCGACCTCTTCCACGTCCTGGAGTGCGAGGACTACCCGCGACTCCTCGCCGAACTGGAGAAACTGCCGGTCAACATCGCCTGGCAGGCCCGGATGGCGGAACTCCTCGACGTGGTGCACGACTACTCGGCCGAGGGCTCGCAGGCGGGGCTGCCGGTCGTATGGGAGCTGCCGTGA
- a CDS encoding aldo/keto reductase: MNRLGRSGVEITALALGAAGIGNLFTEVGDEQAYDTVGAAWDAGVRYFDTAPHYGIGLSERRLGAALRGRPRSAYTVSTKVGRRLEPSDAGGDDLANGFAVPATHRRVWDFSADGVRRSLDASLERLGLDRVDVVYLHDPDDHAEQAFREGYPALEKLRAEGVVGAIGAGMNQAEMLTRFIRDTDVDVVLCAGRYTLLDQGALTELLPAAQERGTSIVIGGAFNSGLLADPRPGATYNYTAAPPEMLDRALALNAMADRHGTTLRAAALAFCAAHPSVAGVLVGAKSPHEVRDCAEQFATPVPAAFWQEARDADLLPAAAPVPGEHAPKPEESS; this comes from the coding sequence GTGAACAGGCTCGGCCGCAGCGGCGTCGAGATCACCGCCCTCGCCCTCGGCGCCGCCGGCATCGGCAACCTCTTCACCGAGGTCGGCGACGAGCAGGCGTACGACACCGTGGGCGCCGCCTGGGACGCGGGCGTCCGGTACTTCGACACCGCGCCCCATTACGGCATCGGCCTATCCGAACGCCGCCTGGGCGCGGCCCTGCGTGGGCGCCCCCGGTCGGCGTACACCGTCTCGACCAAGGTGGGCCGCCGCCTGGAGCCCAGCGACGCGGGCGGTGACGACCTCGCCAACGGTTTCGCCGTGCCCGCCACCCACCGCCGCGTGTGGGACTTCAGCGCGGACGGCGTACGCCGCAGCCTGGACGCCAGTCTGGAACGGCTCGGCCTCGACCGGGTGGACGTCGTCTATCTCCACGACCCGGACGACCACGCCGAACAGGCCTTCCGGGAGGGCTACCCGGCGCTGGAGAAGCTCCGCGCGGAGGGCGTGGTGGGCGCGATCGGCGCGGGCATGAACCAGGCCGAGATGCTCACCCGCTTCATCCGCGACACCGACGTCGACGTGGTGCTGTGCGCCGGGCGCTACACCCTCCTCGACCAGGGCGCACTGACCGAACTGCTGCCGGCCGCGCAGGAGCGCGGGACCTCCATCGTGATCGGCGGTGCCTTCAACTCCGGTCTGCTGGCCGACCCGAGGCCGGGAGCGACGTACAACTACACGGCCGCACCGCCCGAGATGCTGGACCGCGCCCTCGCTCTCAACGCCATGGCCGACCGGCACGGCACCACCCTGCGCGCCGCCGCCCTGGCCTTCTGCGCCGCCCATCCGTCCGTCGCCGGCGTCCTCGTGGGAGCCAAGTCGCCGCACGAAGTCCGCGACTGCGCCGAGCAGTTCGCGACGCCCGTGCCCGCGGCCTTCTGGCAGGAGGCGCGGGACGCGGACCTCCTGCCCGCCGCCGCCCCCGTACCCGGCGAGCACGCGCCGAAGCCGGAGGAGTCGTCATGA
- a CDS encoding SDR family NAD(P)-dependent oxidoreductase codes for MSDFEGLKALVTGGASGIGRATAELLASRGAQVAVLDLDPASVEKPLLGYQADVTDDESVRRAVAAAIADLGGLDVLVNNAGIGAQGTVEDNDDEVWHRVLDVNVVGMVRTARAALPHLRKSSHAAIVNTCSIAATAGLPQRALYSASKGAVLSLTLAMAADHVREGIRVNCVNPGTVDTPWVGRLLDAATDPAAERAALEARQPTGRLVSASEVAGAVAYLASPLSGATTGTALAVDGGMQGLRLRPAGQ; via the coding sequence ATGAGCGACTTCGAGGGCCTCAAGGCCCTGGTGACGGGTGGCGCCTCCGGCATCGGCCGGGCCACCGCGGAACTCCTCGCCTCCCGCGGGGCCCAGGTCGCCGTTCTGGACCTGGACCCCGCGAGCGTGGAGAAGCCCCTGCTCGGCTACCAGGCGGACGTCACCGACGACGAGTCCGTACGCCGGGCCGTCGCGGCCGCGATCGCCGACCTGGGCGGCCTCGACGTGCTCGTCAACAACGCGGGCATCGGTGCCCAGGGCACGGTCGAGGACAACGACGACGAGGTCTGGCACCGCGTGCTGGACGTCAACGTCGTCGGCATGGTCCGTACGGCCCGGGCGGCCCTGCCACACCTGCGGAAGTCCTCGCACGCGGCCATCGTGAACACCTGCTCCATCGCGGCCACCGCGGGCCTCCCGCAGCGCGCCCTGTACTCCGCGTCCAAGGGCGCCGTCCTGTCGCTGACCCTCGCCATGGCCGCCGACCACGTCCGCGAGGGCATCCGCGTCAACTGCGTGAACCCCGGCACCGTCGACACCCCCTGGGTCGGCCGCCTCCTCGACGCCGCGACGGATCCCGCCGCCGAACGGGCCGCCCTGGAGGCCCGCCAGCCCACCGGCCGCCTCGTCTCCGCGTCCGAAGTCGCGGGCGCCGTCGCCTACTTGGCGAGCCCGCTGTCCGGCGCCACCACCGGCACCGCGCTCGCCGTGGACGGCGGTATGCAGGGGCTGCGACTGCGTCCGGCGGGCCAGTGA